DNA sequence from the Hemitrygon akajei chromosome 8, sHemAka1.3, whole genome shotgun sequence genome:
GTGTCATATGGCTGGAGcatatcacaagacctggttCTGTGAGCAGGGACGCTAATATCGATAATGGCTGAGCTCACCAgctttgtaaagacactggccagaagaaggcaatgacaaaacaCTTGTGTAGAAAAACTTGCTGAGAATGATCATGGaatgaccatgatcacccatgtcatacgacatggcacgtaATGAACAAACAAAATAGATTGCTCCCTAGTTGGAATTGCACACCCTGTAGGAAGGAGTTATTGTGCTCTCCTTAATCATAATTTTGTAAAGATTGTTTACTTGTGCAATTTTCAATATTTGTTTTTACATTATCAATTTCTACTTGATTGCTTATTTTATGTTGAAGGATTGGActaattttgttttagatttatGCCCACTGTTTTAATTTCATGCAATAATATCAAGGTTCATCTTTTACCTTCAGGgttcacattcaaattaaatcaTGATAGTTAAGACAGCAGGAAGTTTTTACACTTTTTTGTAAGTCTACCATGCAAAACAAGTTCAAGACTTGATGCAGGAGTTGCCTGAAGTGCAAAGCTGTCTGTAATCTGACAAATGCGGTTCTCTATCTTTTGTAATGATTTTCAAATGCCTTCTCTTAAGTGAACCTTTATTCATTAAAATGTGTTGTACCTTTCcttgttattttttttcctcCCTTGATACCAATTTATGAATCAGCGAAAATCTTTTACTGTTCATTTTTTTTCAGAATTTTAAAAACTTGATTTATTTACAGAATAacatccatttaaatacatccatAATTTCAATTTCTCATCCCCTTTGTCGTGATTCATTGGTTCTAATATCCTATCACTGGTTTTGGAAGGAATTTTAGGGCAAAGTAACTGAATGCAAAGTTATTAATGGAGTGTTTGTAAGGAGCTAGAATTGGATAAAAGTTTTTAAATATTTGTAGGACTAGAGGAAATTACAGAAATAAGAGAATTTGAAAACAAGATTTAAATTTGTTGCCAGAGatggagtgagtgtgggtcaggaaGGAGGGGAATGATGGATAAGCAGAACTTGGTGCAAAAGAACCATGAGCAGCTGTGTTTTGACAGATGTGGTTTTTATATAGAGCTTTGGCCTGGCCTGGAGCATTCTGGGAAGATATAAGGTCATCTGGACATTTGGAAGAAGCATTAAGTTAGTATTTTCTATGAATGCCAGCAGTGAGTGATCATTGCTTTCACTCCCAAGACTTTACCCAACTTTTGTGCTAATATTGACTGCAGATCTGAATATTAAGGGATCAAAAATACTGGATTTTGCATGGTTTGCTTTACAGCAAGCTTAGCATTATATTTCTGATATCAGATGTTGTAACAGTCATTGTACAAAGCTTTTCTTTTAATATCCTGTTTCCTGCAGTCTTTTGATATTTATCTGGCTGAgcaaaactgaaaacaaatttctGTGTCTGTGCTTTGACTAACAATGGAAAGGAAATGTTACTTTTATGGCAATTGTGAACAATATAGATGGCCTATTGAGCCCAATCTTGCTAAGTTTAGATGACAGAGAAGGATAGAAACAAAGATTGAAGTACCGGTATGTATTTCTGTTGATGGATTATCAAAACTGCACCTTGGGATCAAACTTCACATGATGTCAAACTTCAGGTTCTCAGTCCGCAAcatacataatgctggaggaattcagctggtcAAATAGGATCTGAAGGAGGAAAAcaattgttgacatttcaggtcaaatccCTGGAgcaattcctccccccccccccccccaaagcagTTCCATAAAAGCAAATTGTATTCTGGATTTCAATTTTTTTGGTAGTTCAATTTTTTTGAGTTCTGTGGACAAATTTCTGTTGTCCAAGCTGCTATAACACATGGATCAGGTTAAGTAGTGAGAATGTTACAAATCCTCTGGCAATGATTTGGTTTGGGATTAGCTGCAGTTGGTTTGAATTATATCCAAACAGATTACTAATGTAGCCTGGCAAAAAGTAACACAAGTAATGTCTCAATTTGCAAAGCATATTTACATTTTAATAACGTCTACTTCCTGCATGCGTCTATTGTTGCATTCTACCTGCTGGTCCTGTTTTTTTAGTTCTTGTTTGGTATCCAGTTAAGAATAATACTAGGTGAACAATATATATTTCTTTGTAGCTGAAATGTTTTAAGGAAAATAATCTTAAGTTTTTTTTGGGTGAATTCCTTGGGGTGAATTGAAGCTATCTGGTTATTTTCCATTGCTCATTTTTGATGCACTGATCTCTCCTGaattccttctgaaaatcaaCAGTTAAAACTTGAATAAAAGATCATTATCTCTGCTTGAAATTTTTTAAAGCTATTGTATTCACAAACTTAAATTGTTGGTATTTTTATTGTGTGAATTGGTCATTATATTGGACAGCAACTATATTAATGCACATCATTTTCTGTTAATTTGTCTTTTTAGCTGTTATCTATAGGAAAGCAAAGGATTAGTAATCTTTTGCCTTGAAAAGGAATACAGGTATTCATTTTAATTGTGTGTATTGAAGTGAAGATTCTTTTGATGAAGTCTTGTTGTTCAGATTTTCCACATTTTGAAAGTGCCTTTAATTAGACCTCTGCTGCTAACTGTTTGAAATTCTTGATCTATGAAAATTGGATGCCTATCAATATTTATATGCATTCCAGAAATTTCCACCTCTCATTCCATACCTAAAGTTTGCTGCTCATTTTCCAATCCTTAGTCAGCATTCTCTCCCTTGTACCTTAAATAAACCTGACCAGTATTTGCTGATTTTAAAAATAATGTATTTTACGATATCCCATATATTACCTCCTGGCTGTCATCCTGATAATCTTGTCAATTCTTGTCATGAATTTAACAACCTTCTGTCTTGTAGGTTTACTTAACTGGAACCATGCTTACTGTCCATCCATTGGAGAATTTGAAGGTGTACGTCAGCAGCCGTCCTCCCCTTGTGGTGTTTATGATCAGTGTCAGTGCTATGGCCATAGCTTTTTTGACACTGGGATACTTCTTTAAAATAAAAGAAATCAAGTCTCCAGAGATGACTGAGGTAGTTTCTCTTCTATTCTCCCATTTATTGCTTGGAAATaaaatgtatattttaaaaaagtcagATTGATTTATTTTACAAGATTTCTAGCACCAATTCATAAAGACTAGATTGGAGAGCAATTTTACTTCAAAATCCATTTTATAGGGTGCGGATGATGGAGAGGAAAGAAGTTCAAACTGACAAAATTTGCATTTATATACATAAACAATATGTGTAATAATTTTTAGTTTGTTAGTATCTGCCTATAATTttatagacaacaaacaaaatTAATAGCAGTAATTATAAGTAAGGTTTTAAAACAAACAATTGTCATGCTTATGGCAAATTTTTTTTAGAACAGAACCCTGTCTTTCATACCACTATTTTCAAACCAGACAAAATATTATTTGAGTCAAAATTTGACAAAAGTAAAGTTGACAATAGACTTGTTTTGAATGAAAATGGTTGGCTATTAGTATATAATTAGTCATAGCATGAAACAGTGATTCTGTGAAATGCCATGAACCTACTACATGGCATTGTATGTTGTAGATGTGGAGTTTACAAACAGAATGGTCCCAAATGGGGGAAAATACTTTGGAAACTGTGCACTCATGAGGATACAGGATGTTACCTTGTTTGGAGGGCATGGGCAATAATCAGAGGTTGGATGAATGTGAGCTCTTTCTCCATGATGTTAACCTGTTCTGCCTTTGTCTCCATTAATATGCTAGTGTATCATTTTACCTGTCTTCTTTTGACTTGGTGATGTTAATGTGTTTGTTGTTATCCCTTGTTTTGCCATCCAAAAATGGCTACCAGGTTTCTAAGTTATGCACATTCCTGCCTTTACTAACCAATGAAGTGTTATCTTTTCCTTTAGAAAGTTTGTCTTTGTTTTCAAATCCCTTTGTTCTGGTCTCTCTGCCTCCCTGTCTTTGTAATCTCCTGCAGACTTACAGTACAGTTCTGCTATCTTGGTCATTCTCAAAGCTGATTGGTTCATAGTGGGTGATCATGCTGTAATCTGTGATAATATTTCTATAAGCACTGTTTAATTTTGTATGGTAATGTCTATGTGAAGTACCCCTAGGGGACTTTCCTAAATGAGCATGTTATCTGCAGATAATCTTCAATGTGCTAAGTTtttggggggacgtcacgtgatgacgtaggatcgagacgtggaaatccagctctcccgtaaaaaaacagtaaaataatgtttaagtgaagaaaagttagtaaatacgtttaaaaaattacttataaactactcaggattgtcttaagatatgtctcctaaacagaagcagaagaaaactactactttgaagacaacacaagttggaaaagaatcaaggccggctgCCATGAAAGAGcatcgggctcaagtgcattttacctctggtgatacagaacaggaaactgcggcaacatcaaccttttccaaaaaaaaaagagcaacaggaattgtgtatgcgtgaaggaaggggcatgcgcaaacacgagcaacccaaactacaaatcccagctacgatcggaactgaaagtgaaagtgaatatgaggtggaatcagattctctggataaatcagacgaagatgaagagacaaacaaagaagagcaacaggaagaggttagaggtgatattggagacataaaaaaatctttggtgcaaataatgcatgaattaaaagtaatttaaaaagatattaaaaatatgaagattgtttgataaaatgatgaaaagacaggacaaaatggacaagaaaatttaaaacttggaagaaacaacgggagacaccattgatagagtgaataaaatggaagataatatttctgcctggacatcagaaagaaaacggttgttggaaaaagtggatgtacttgaaaattttagcagacgaaataatattaagattgttggacttaaagaaggtatagagggagaggatccaataaatttttttcaaaaatggattccggaaattttggaaatggaagaaggaacccagttaattgaaattgaaagggctcacagagctttaagatcaagacctcaagttgatcaaaacccatgatcaatcttgataaaatgcttaagatatcaagataaagaaaagatcctgaaggcggctgcccaacgtgccagaaagagaaaagggccattgatgatagaagggaaaacagtttttttctatcctgatataagttatgaccttttgaagagaaagaaggaatttaacccagcgaaaaaagttttatgggaaaagggctataaatttatattgcgccatccggcaaccctgataatttttttggatgacggaaaaagaagatcttttactgattagcgagttgcggaagaatttgcataagaactcccaaatattcgctaaccacagccaaagatttaaaagtgaaatggattaaagatgaagacagggacagtgaatggagttgatggatgtttaaggacagaggaatatttaaatatattcttaattatatgatacagggggagaaaggtaaaaatttgtgaaatattaatcgagagtagtgatattttttcttctcttatatatacctttttatgttacgggggagctgggggaacttcggatcgattgctacgggattcacgtgtgtaatcatggcaattgccatgacccgtacaacggagggggggtaatgtgtttttttttaattcacaacattagtattttgttattttttttctttataatctatttttctttaatctttctttctttgcctggacaatcgggggggggggggggggggagacacatagcaacacggagaattttaaGAAGATTCCTCAAGGTGctatgaaagttgaaaagttaggtattactatagactggagtaaccctgttaaaaataatgactaatttactgaattttttaagtttcaatgttaatgggcttaatggaccagtgaaaagaaaaagaattttaacatacattaagaaaatgaaaataggtatagcttttagctgcattccacttgaaaaaattacttataatttaagagataaatatgaaatatttctgaaaatttggcgcccttatttacaaaagttaggattaaatatataggtgctccgaagataaaattattggttatttggggaaagaaataaatatatatactaaagctattatgaactccatggagcatgtggggatcttctgatatccaggcattctttctttcttttttttttctctttttaatttctctttctacagggatatgttagggggaaggggttaaggggaggggggaagggttgataattttttcccCTTCTGTAACcacttgaaaattcaattaaaaaatttactaaaaaaaatgtgctaggttttatgACACTCTTGGATATTCATTCGGAATGCTCATAGGTATATACATCCTGCTTCCATAGATCAAAAAAGTGTCAATTTAGGCTGTGAGCTTCTCTGTTGGGAACCAGGAATGAGATCCTGTCTTCCCTGTGCTGGGAACTTGATGTGAAGAACCTGATGTGTCCCTGATGACAGATTGTTTCACCGTGACTGCAGGTCAATAAAAATAGATCAAAATTCGTTTGGTTAATGCCAAGGTAAAGATTAaagtttaattttgaaagggaaaACATTACAAAATCATAAGCATGTTTTTGTTTCTTGTTAGGACTGGAACACTTTTTTGTTGAAATTTAATGATCTGGACTTGTGCATATCTGAGAATGAAACATTAAAGCACCTCATTAATGAAACCACCACCCCAGAGAGCACAGTAACAAGTGGACAAATGCGAAGTTCCACTCAATCCCCCCAACTTCTGGATGATCCTGGACCAATAAATATTTCTGTTGCAATAACGCTCACACTGGATCCTTTAAAACCTTTTGGTGGATACTCACGGAATATTACACATCTTAGTGCAACTATCTTTGGACATCAAATTGGACTGACAGGTAAAATGATTAAAATTAGTAGGATAATTCTTTTTGATTCATTGTGTCATTTTTTTTATAGCAGCCGAAGTGTTTTAAGGTTTTTAGATTAATTTGCAAATAACTTACAATTCTGCCTCCTCTATAAAAACGAACAAATAGACTTTTTACTTTTATGTTAATTACGGTCTAGTTTTTGATTTGTATGATTCAATGTACAAAAATCTGCAAACAAATAACTTGATGCCCTGTATTTTATTTACTGTCATTTTAATtattaaataaattaatttttgATTCTAAAATTGATTTCTGTCCCAGAAGTTCCACCTCTAAGACCAAGGTGAGTAGCCTGTGAATTTGCATGACAGTTTTCAATTGTTTTGATCTTTTGTACAGGAAAAATAACATCTAATGAAAAGTTTTTGTATTTCCTGAGGAAATAAAGACATTACTACTGGCGATGCAGATATAAATACTTACTGAAATGTGCTTAAGGATTGAAATTGTAGTTTATTTTCAGAATCTTTGAAACAGGGATACAAAAAATTACTGCTTAAAATTTGATATATGCTATAAATTCAATGAAATGCCTGTTTGGCTAATAGCTATAGACGCATTGTTATGTACAGTAAAGTTGTGTAGCAATGCTTCTGTCAGAGCATTCCAAAACATTCAGCGGTTCCACTCTTGTCCCATAGAGCAGATTTATTTGCTTTCTCATCTGCTGCCCTTTCCCAGACTGATACATGTACTGATAATAAATGTTCAGGTAAATCAACAGAAAATGCTGATGGTACTTACGGTTAAGGTAGCATCTGTTGCTAGAAGATTTCAAGTAAAGGCCCTTCAGCAGAATTGTAAAACTAAGAAGTACTTTAACTTGCAGAGAAGGGGAGGCATGGTGAACACAAGTAGGAGCTGGGATAGGCCACTTGGcctcaagcctgccccaccattcagtgtgatcatagctgatcaatgTTGGCCTTAACTCCTTATCACAAACCTTAATGCCTTGACCTTTCCAATATATACCCATTTCTACCTTAAAATTTATATCCAATGATCTGGTCTTCACTACCTTTGGGACAAAGAATTGCAGAGATTCACTAACCTTGTGAAACAGCTGTCATGCACCTCAGCTTTAAATGATTTGTCCTTTATTTTGTAGCTATGTGTCTCCCACTAGTGGAAATATCTCAACATCTATTCTGCTCAAGTTTCTTTAAGATCTGGTATGTTATAGGGGATTGCCAATGATTGACTGGAGACCCTGGTTCTCTGGTTGACAAAATTGCTTTCAGTTTGTTAGTTTTATGTACAAGTCCCAAGGTTCATCTCATTACTTTTGGCCTTCTCAAATGGAGTTGAGTGAAATGAATGGATCGACAAAAATTAGAGTAAATCCCtgaaattttaatttttaaaatattttttggcAGTGATGTTTTTTAATCACTTTTGTTTTAATGGAAAACTTAATTGCAACAACATCACGGGTACAATGTCATCTAAGCAGGTTTTTAAAGGTGTGTCAAGGGTCTTGTATTGCTTTGCAATTACAGGTTTTCTTTCTATCAAGTTTGTAAACATTGAGCATTAATTGCATTCTTTATGGTATACCTTGTTAGACTCTTCAAGTACACTTAACTAACCTACGTTAGGCAGTTTTATTCCCATTCTTGTACCCCATAAAAGGAACAAATATCTTTAATATTTACAAGTATTAAATGTCTCCTATCATACTTTATTTTAATTGAAGTCATAATAGTTTTGCACTTTTGACTTCAGTGCATTTTCACTTGGGGAAAACAACTGGTACATGGCAGGCCTTTGagtaatttaaaacaaaatgtgcTGTGGTTATTTTGTAGGACGAGAAGCACATGAAGAAATGAATATCACATTCACACTACCGACTTCctggaatttagatgaatgtGTACTCCACAACCACTGTGAGCAGATGGTTTATACTACATGTATGACCATCACTGCTGCAACTAATGTTTTTCCTGTCACAGTGTGAGTATTATTCTCTGGTGGGTCAATGGTAACATAATAGAAATTATGTTCTATGTGTATTGTTTTGAAATGTGAAGTATCTTGAATACTCCTGTGAAAAATTACATATGTGTGGATTATGAACTTTTGAGAAAACTTGCAGTGGCAGTTAATATAGTCTTTATTGCTAAGTTTATCCATACTTGACGATTCACTTGAAGGGGATAAGCATTCAGTTTGTCCAAGTTTAAATTGTGATTGTGATGCTCTTTGTCGTTTTCTGAtagtccatggttttctttgaggaaattcaaATTTCTGCATTGAAAAGCCTTAATTTTTGGATTTAGCAGTCTCCCAAGCTATAGCGGAGTTGACAAGTCTTAAAGCAGCTGtcaagattcagaatcaggtttaatattgctgaCATAAATAGTGCATAAGGAggaaaaaagtaatgaggtagtgttcatggattcattgtctattcagaaatctggtgatggggaagaagctgttcctgaacgtaTGTCATCTGGCTCCTGTATCAACTCCTTttagggtagcaatgagaagacgccatgtcctgggtgatgggggtccttaatgacggatgccacctttttgcgGCATctgcttttgaaggtgtcctgggtgctggggagtcTGGCTCAGctagctgagtttgcaacttcctgCTGCCTTTTCTGATGTGAACTGGCCCcttcagtgatgcaaccagttagaaaacTGTCCGTGGTATACATCGTGACATACCAATTTGCAAGTgtatttgatgacataccaatttTCCTCAAGCTCCTAGTGAAATACAGCTGccgtcgtgccttctttgtaattgtatcaatatgttgggcccagtagATATATCTTGGGAGATGGTTGAcaactaggaacttgaaactgctcaccttttctgtttctgatcccttgatgtgGACTGGTATAGTTATTAAAGCAACTCTCTGTACTTAAAATATAGGAGATCCCTGGATTAATTATGTTGTAATTAGTTCAGTTCTCTCCAAATATTTTGTTTCATGAAATTTTGACA
Encoded proteins:
- the tmem248 gene encoding transmembrane protein 248 isoform X3 yields the protein MVYLTGTMLTVHPLENLKVYVSSRPPLVVFMISVSAMAIAFLTLGYFFKIKEIKSPEMTEDWNTFLLKFNDLDLCISENETLKHLINETTTPESTVTSGQMRSSTQSPQLLDDPGPINISVAITLTLDPLKPFGGYSRNITHLSATIFGHQIGLTGREAHEEMNITFTLPTSWNLDECVLHNHCEQMVYTTCMTITAATNVFPVTVQPPHCIPETYSNATIWYKIFTTARDANSKYSQEYNPFWCYKGAIGKVYHALNPKLTVIVPDDDRSLINLHLMHTSYFLFVMVITIFCYAVIKGRPGKVRQNNSEFCPEKNPGM
- the tmem248 gene encoding transmembrane protein 248 isoform X1, with amino-acid sequence MVYLTGTMLTVHPLENLKVYVSSRPPLVVFMISVSAMAIAFLTLGYFFKIKEIKSPEMTEDWNTFLLKFNDLDLCISENETLKHLINETTTPESTVTSGQMRSSTQSPQLLDDPGPINISVAITLTLDPLKPFGGYSRNITHLSATIFGHQIGLTGREAHEEMNITFTLPTSWNLDECVLHNHCEQMVYTTCMTITAATNVFPVTVQPPHCIPETYSNATIWYKIFTTARDANSKYSQEYNPFWCYKGAIGKVYHALNPKLTVIVPDDDRSLINLHLMHTSYFLFVMVITIFCYAVIKGRPGKVRQNNSEFCPEKVTPSFSVTRHDLKKNCTLIVMPIKYRQ
- the tmem248 gene encoding transmembrane protein 248 isoform X2 codes for the protein MVYLTGTMLTVHPLENLKVYVSSRPPLVVFMISVSAMAIAFLTLGYFFKIKEIKSPEMTEDWNTFLLKFNDLDLCISENETLKHLINETTTPESTVTSGQMRSSTQSPQLLDDPGPINISVAITLTLDPLKPFGGYSRNITHLSATIFGHQIGLTGREAHEEMNITFTLPTSWNLDECVLHNHCEQMVYTTCMTITAATNVFPVTVQPPHCIPETYSNATIWYKIFTTARDANSKYSQEYNPFWCYKGAIGKVYHALNPKLTVIVPDDDRSLINLHLMHTSYFLFVMVITIFCYAVIKGRPGKVRQNNSEFCPEKVALSEA